One Natator depressus isolate rNatDep1 chromosome 5, rNatDep2.hap1, whole genome shotgun sequence DNA segment encodes these proteins:
- the SETD9 gene encoding SET domain-containing protein 9: MLRALLRRWASYRYRFVPWIALHLRRKRRTIRYVPEKCKDKIISDEDVLETLLKIFKALFMNDFGRQMDFFALLPEVKSKYLELLTIQFKRSKTTGYNHQSQNIFNPEEVLFNTLGFSITRNRSSLISAGTGVFVNKGFVPKGALVSMYPGTVYQKYEPIFFQSIGNPFIFRCIDGVLIDGNDKGISKAVYRSCSKRDQVGPFQMSDITWLTPVVQNPLAVGQYVNNCSHNKAANVCYQEFDVPEYFPIELKQYLPNIAYSHDIPIPLRCVVLVTLREIKQGEELFSNYYTIVN, from the exons ATGCTGCGGGCCCTGCTGCGGCGCTGGGCGTCCTACAGGTACCGCTTCGTGCCCTGGATCGCGCTCCACCTCCGCCGCAAGCGCAG GACCATCCGATACGTACCAGAAAAGTGCAAAGACAAAATTATCTCTGATGAAGATGTCCTTGAAACACTGCTGAAAATCTTTAAAGCTCTGTTCATGAATGACTTTGGTAGACAAATGGACTTCTTTGCCTTACTTCCAGAAGTTAAATCCAAATATCTGGAATTACTGACTATTCAGTTTAAGAGATCAAAAACAACTGGTTACAACCATCAAAGTCAAAACATCTTTAATCCAGAAGAAGTTCTGTTTAATACGTTAGGGTTCAGTATTACTCGCAATCGGAGTTCACTGATTTCTGCTGGAACAGGAGTCTTTGTTAACAAAGGTTTTGTGCCAAAAGGGGCACTTGTATCTATGTATCCTG GTACAGTATATCAAAAGTATGAGCCCATCTTTTTCCAGTCCATTGGCAATCCATTTATTTTTAGATGCATAGATGGTGTACTTATTGATGGGAATGATAAAGGAATATCAAAAGCGGTGTACAG ATCATGCAGCAAGAGAGATCAAGTTGGTCCTTTTCAAATGAGCGACATCACTTGGCTCACACCTGTTGTGCAAAATCCACTGGCGGTAGGGCAGTATGTTAACAACTGTTCACACA acaagGCAGCCAACGTCTGTTATCAGGAGTTTGATGTGCCTGAATATTTTCCAATAGAACTGAAACAGTATCTTCCAAACATCGCCTACAGCCATGACATACCTAT CCCCTTGAGGTGTGTGGTTCTTGTCACTCTGAGAGAGATTAAGCAAGGAGAAGAGCTTTTTTCTAATTACTACACCATTGTCAACTGA